ATGGATTTACAAGCTTTGCtcattttccttcttcttcaaaaatcttCTCCCCACGATCTCACCCTTAACCTCTAGATCTTAGGCCTCATGGAAAAATCTCAAGCCTTAGGTAGGCCTTATAGCTTAATCTCAAGCAACCTCATGTCTTTGGCTTCTGAAAGCCTGGATGGAACATACCAGGCTTCGGTATTCGCTGAAGAACATGAGGCACTCCCGAGTGGGGAATCTACCCATGGAGGCTCATCTTCTTGAGGATTCCTCACGCGGAGAATGCTGGAGGAATGTGGAAGACCCCTTGAGGTTAACCACTCTTCTTCGGCGCCCCACCTCCTGGGCTTAACGAATGAACTTTCGTTTTTCCCTTGAGATGAACAAGGCAACTTGGCGGTCGTGCTCTACTGAAGTCTCTCCGTAACAAGGCCTTTGGCCAGAAGGATAGGCAATTGGAAGGATTGGGATAAACTTGAGCATGTCCTTTCCAACACTGCGAGTACAGACAATAGTGGCTGCCAAGGTTCAAGAGGGTGTAGAGGTTGAAGCCGACGTTGAATTCCTTAGTTGCCTCCTCTTGGAAGAAGATTCAGAAGACTCAAATGAGTATTATTTatgccacttttggctttgtaactTCTCGAATGTATTGTACCGCTTTTGGcagcaaagccactttatgaatacaataatttttaatttccaaTCTTCTGATGCATATTAGCCTCTAGTATAGGCTTTGTTACATGATTTTAACACTAATTTGTCAAAAATGGTCAAAAATTATcattagaaatttaaaaaaaaaaaaaaaaaaactcaaacaaacataGGCCTCGGAACAGAGCCCAATATATAGAGCGTTGCCCCCATAGTCTTGCGAGGCGAGGTGAGTACATGAGAGTGGGGCCTTAGGAATAGACCCTTGCGAAGACAATGACGTGAGCAGAGGAAGACTATGTTTGCCCCCAGTCTTTGGTGAGGGAGCATCTGGTGGGTCTTCGAACTCTCAAACACTTGGGTAGTATTTCTTCAAGTATCTGCTATTGATGGGATTCCGATGAATGTCGATGTCCAAATCTCTAAGCTCGAAAGCCCACTTTTCTAGAACTTTGTGGATAACAAACGGTCCTTCCCAGTGCAATGTCCGTTTGCCACAGCCTTCTAACTTCTCCCCCAGCAGAAGAATCGCCTTCCAGACAAGCTCGCCCTCCTTGTGGCTGTGGCTGTGGCCCCGTGCACGCTTGTCATAGGCGCGGGCGACACGCTGCTTTTCCATGACTAAGCTATCCAAAGCTTCCAAGCACTTTTCgctaaggtcttcatgttccttGTTGAGACTAATTTCGACTACATTTTTAGagcatttctctctacattttgtttagttattttcttaacaatgtcatttctaacttgttttatgtttttaggtagttttgagtctgGAAATGGAAGGCAAGAAGTTATATgcgcagaaatgagaaatgatggagaaatgaagttttcccagttctactaggaaaaggaatctcaGTTGAAGTAgaaatcctaatgcaactaggaatGAGCTCAAAAAAATGATGTTTGGAAAtaaagaaatgacagagtcccagttggactaggaaacctgatgacacAAGGAGTCCTGATGCTGCTAAGAGACCTGGTGAGactaggagatgctgtgtcttgaagatgactcatGATAGTTCAAGATTGTTCTAGAATAatgaaggaatttcggcaacatGAAGATGGATTTCGAATTGGCCCATTTTGGGGAAGTTTGCCCCGaagtttgaagcatgtgacttgcacatgagtctctAGATCCTTCTTGACGTCTTGGAGGAGTTCTTGGCCCATTCTAATTGCTTTTTTCCATGAGAATTACAAGGAATATTCATGAAGATTTTGGCAATGCATTATTTTGGGATATTCTTGGATTTCTATggaattttggagaagaaaatataggaataaatattgaaatATGATTCCTAATTCTAAGGAGGCCGAAATATGGTCTACATACATGGTGAATTTGGCAACAAAGAAAGGTGACttgttctctacttctcaaggaaTTTTTTCATTGGTCGAATGATGTCACAAGTAGATTTCAACCTTGATTCTCAAGCCTATGCCATGTACTATACAAGGGAGTATTGTGAAGACATTCTACACACCACAAATTCAGAATCAAAGCCCACAAACACTTCCCCTTCTCTTCCAAGTTTCGGCAACTCCAAAGAAATTCCAAGTTCAAGACTGTGAGCATTCCTCCtctccattcaagcatccttgccgtAATCCTtatccattccaccaccttttgaagcttcttgcgtccttgaagataaaaaagtgtaaccatgaacccCTATTTTCTGTTTTCGGTTTTGATACTTTGTAAAACAATTTTCGGTTTCAATATGATTTCgggttttgttttattattctATGATGATTTGCGATTTCTATGGTTGATGAAGTGTTGATTTTAGATATATgattttcgaatactatgaagcatgtttttggtttttggtttttggtttttcttatTGAAAATTGCGATTTCATCATATGTAAGCATGATTGCTAATTTcgagcttcaatcccatcttttatgtgttaattgatctttagATGCATATTtaggttgatgaacatgtaattgaatccatattaaggtgctagcGTTCTAAGCTTtaattagggctaaatactggttactaccctgtggtttagatccaaaatcaattcagtccctagacttgtaatttcattaaaaacacccctgcagtttcaattttgatctaataggttcaATCTGTTAGTCTTCCGATAATtaagtcatttaacttgttgatgtGGTTCATATatagcctatgttttatgatgtggtatTGAGGTcgcatgcatagtcaatttaggaatgggtctcactattagaaatctatcaaataaaaagtttttcatcaaataatccaactataagttgaacccatagccaaaatattaacgaattggacctattagatcaaaattgaaagtataggactgtttttgatgaaattagaagttcagggactgaattgattttggacctaaaccacaaggtagtaactagtatttagcccctTTAATTatttaagtggaaaacctataattacttaggtaaattaacaatgagtcctgcatgcttgattagcattctaacttgtgttcttgacttgaattgatcaaacttccatgattcttaatgcgttgaaagtgtttttgttagtgattagctaccattagtaattgcatgattaataggttTAACCATGGTGTATTCATCTAGTTCatttaattaagggaaaaaaaaaagaactttgtatgcgttcatctttgtttttgattgattctatgctttgacatattttgattcgtgatttgatgtttgaaacttTGTCAATGTGTTAGTAGTAGTTAATTCTATCTAAATTCGTTTCATCCATATAATTATACTTGATTatgtgttttgatgtgtcacatatgtatatatttacttagttgttaaattaaataaaaatcctaAATCCCCCTTACTGGTATTTTTCGTGAatactgtgtgtgtgtgtgtgtgtgtgtgtgtgtattctttaattaatttattttgctaatgttttatttttcaggaattaatgaggccctaatccccggttgagaatgatccctacttattcttactacattgatagggttttaaattgagcacTACCTTTGTGCAGgtcaatttttggcgctgtTGCCTCTAATGTTCGCTTGGCTTCTCCAAGCCTGCACTGCAGCTTTCTCTTCTTGAAAGGGCTGATCTCCACAGCCTTACCTTTCTCTTTGGTGTACCACTTCCCCTCGATGGCAGAGGTTGAAGCAGGCGGGATATATGGTTTAGTTAGGATATCTTTTCGCTTGCCTTTGTCCTTCTCGTCCTGCCTCTTTTCCTGTACTGCTGCTCTCAATTTCTTGAACAGATTGGAATCTTTTGGAGAGGGCGAAGTCTTAGCTTCATCCATTACTCTGGGGCTGGAAGGCTGGAAGTTTCGCAAAGGCGAAGCCCACTTAATCAATGGGAATGAGCCAAAGCGGAATGGTTGTTTGACCTCTTCATGTGGCACTAGGATATTGCATTCCTCCTTGCATCGCTAGCATAGGACAGCAAGTGAGACTTCATTGACAGGCTTAAGCTTCTTCTTCGCTGGtgcctcttcctcttctccccTCTTGCCCTCAGTAGTCAAGTCGAGAGTTGGCTTCCGTTGGCCCTTTCTATTCCAGGTCACATAAACCATGTTCACCCATGTGTTAGGAAAAGGGttcagatctactaaagctacCGCAGTAGTTGGGGATTCGACTTGTGGACTCCCATTATTCAACCAGACCTGGATCTGGTCCTTCAGTTTAACACACTCAATTGTGTTATGGTTCCACAGATTGTGGAACTTGCAATACTTCTTCCCGTTTAGCTGATCTGGTTTGGGAAAAGGCCCAAAGTCGGTTTTTACCATTTTTGCAGCTATCATCTCATCCAATATCTCATGTGGTTTGTTCGCATCATATATATAAATCGTGAATTTGGGTTTAGTGAAAGCCACAGACTTGAGCTTGACTAGTTCTTTGGTTAATTTCAGCTCCTTAAGTGCGGAACTCTTTCTTCCCGTTAGCTCGAAGGCAGAAACAGCGTTCTCCTCCTCTTCATCCTCCTCTGGAAACACCTCTTCACTTTGATAATAGGGATCATATGTGGTTGGCTAATAATTTATAGCAGCCACTGTCTAGTATTTCCCGGGAACGTATGTTCCCTTAGATGCATTCTTCCTGGCATCAGTTTCCCTGAGGAGGTGCTCAAAGCAGCCTACCTCCATTATTAGCTCTCCCATGGACTTGAACATGCTGCCATACTGCTTCTTTCGTTGGCGTGGCTCCAAGCCCTTGATCGCTAATTTAACCAATTCTTTTTCTAGCAGCACCATGTTCAACTTGGCTTTTTGAATCTGGAATCACTGAAGataagcaacaacaaactcagtAGGCTACTGAGCCATCTAGGTAAGAGAGGCTAGGTTAACCTCAGGCTCTATAGCTCCGAAGGTCTTCCGGAATAGCTTCTCCATCACGGGCTAGTTGGCAACTAACCCCGGCCTCAATTTGGAGAACCAGGTCAAAGCAGCCACTGATAGAGAATTGCTAAAGATCTTGCACTTGAGGCTGTCGTCATTCTGATTCTGGCCACATTGCACCTTGAACCTAGCCAAATGAGTCGCTGCGTTCTCAGTATCctctcctgaaaaagtagagaaTATGATATTCTTGTAGCCTCTAGGAAGATCCCTCATAGACCTCGTCCAGGTTAGCCCTTGGATTGGCTAATCTAATCATTTCCTCCACCTCTTCACGTCTTACATACTCCGGCCCGGGAAGAGGAGGTGTCACCACAGTTTGGCCATTAGGCATTAGGCTGCAAGATAGGTGCAGGCTGACTAGCAACCACTGCCCCTTCTCCTATGCCTATGACATGAGGTGTGTGCGAATGTTGAAGACTAAGAGTCTGCCCAGCTACATCTTTTGCTAAGGCTATAATCTTGACCGGATTCTTGCCTGGTCAATTCCATAATAGTTCCCTGGGAGCTCCTGATAAACATTCTCCGCTCCATCGCTGTCGTATTGGGCAAATACGACAGGATCAGGAAGAGTACCCTCACCGGTTTTCAGGGTCTTTCTTTTTTATGCAATCGGTGGTACAATCTTGTCTTTGGCACCAATTACCAGAGCCTTATCCTTACTCTTAGCAGATGAGGTAGCAGGATTTGCAGGGGGTATCAAAGTATTGCTATTGCTGGCTTTATCTCTAGCATTTGGTGGTACATACTTCCCGAACCCGGCAGGCTGGCCAAGAGTGCTAAGGATAGTGTTAGGATCGCCTATTGTCTTATTCAGAACCTCCTTAACTTGATCCAACTCGGCTTTCTGCATGGCGACTTGGGTTGTGAGGTTGGACCCCTCACTGCGAATGGTAGCAACCTTAGTAGCAATATTTTTGCTGTTGGTGACCTAGGCAACTATCATAGCCACGAGCTACCCGTGGTTTTCTTGAGCTTACGTCATAATATGCCTGATACGCCCATGCGTTTGGAGTGTGTCTTGCTCGATTCGCCAGACCATGTCGAGAGTAGCCTATTTTGTCTCTGCGAATCCTTTGTTCGTCTTCTCCCAGAATGCAATGTTGTTTTGCTGCATGATGGCGAGTCATTCCTCTAAGCTCGCATTCTCTGGGATGGGGATAGGTACGAAGACATCTGTTATCACATCTTCCTCAACCACCTTGGTGGCGTTGGAAGCATCTCCAACCTCCTTAGGCTGGGCGGTGGGAAGGTTGTCACTCAGTGGCGGGATGTTGGTTTTCTTCTTGTTCAGTCGACATCTCGGGTGATGGTAGgttgagagaaaatctttgGATTACCTGTTCTTCgaaaagaccacgacagtcagCACGAAACTGTGGCCTGTAACTGGATGTCTTGTGTTtgggcagttaacgtaaaccttttggtaagggtttccGCTTaacttcccaatggttgcgaACATAAAGAAATGCCGATATACATTCCACTGGGGGTGCCAAAATTTTTGGCTCTAAAACCAGTCTGGGtagcaaactgtctcttttgagtgcgcAAGTGTGCCAATACAGTGCGATGTAGTCgtcggggcgtcccttgacctcacttcttctcaaacgttgtggacgaggagagcaccaacctcgtcactaGGTTCTTTTCTATGTCTTTCGGAAAAAGACTTCTTGCCTTATGGGTAAGGACTTGTtgtgtgatctcttgcgtcacTGAGTCGATACTTAGTATTATAGACTAAGCAGAGTAATCACTGGGAAATAGGAGAAAGCACGGATTTGCTAAAGTGTgatttagcttcgctgggttgcgagggcattacccttgcttcgctggtttcaactaggttgaaggtaggtttgttccggagagactttgataatctgggcgattagttgattgaagagttgtgtccTTTTTGTCCTTTGAAACTTGGAatttataactagggtttcgacaattccttgccatagaaggattattgattgaaaatTTATAATCGATCTCTGCTACCCGAATCCTATAAGTactcgttttccttatgaactccggaatgggcgaagctataacccaaacctAGGTAGacttagggatggcaaaaatccccattgGATATTCGAAACTAACGGGAAGAAATTCCGGGGaaatcgggtaacggggatggagatccccagtattcgaattTTGAAATCGGGTAtagggcggggatggtattttgatccccatccgcatacccacccaataagaattatctgaaatatatatatatatatatatattgtttattatatatatatttatattatttataaataaatatttatgtaaacttcatctttttgtcaatatttaagttatgttaaaaaaaatgaagattcttttaataaaatatctttatcaacatgtcaattttccttgatttaaataagaaatttattttattttgatgtttgattttaacttcatattttacaatccataattatttgtatgaactttttatataataaattagtaattttGTTAACGAGGATTAGAGCCAGGGACTTAATCTCCAATGGGGATgaggacggggaatccccagtatcttattacggggattggAGAGGGTAAGGGAATGgggaatgaagtcgggtatgagGATGGTAacttaatccccttaccctatcATCCCCATTGTCATCCCTAGGTAGACGTATTCTTGGACCACAGGTATTGGCCTGCTATGCTAAATCCTCTTAAATGATATTGCCAAAAATATCCCAAAAAAGCTGATTTCCCCCGAGCCGTTATGTTCAATTAGTATCAGTTGATGTCTTCCTTCTGCAGTCCTGTGACTATTTTTCAGTGGCTGTTTACTTTTAATGCAATTTGGTTTGTTtgcaaaataaaattttaataatAATTAGGTGGATAGTTctaaaaaagaaatatataaatCGGTGCATATACGCCTCATAAGCTTAGTGTAGATTGTAGGCATTTATCAACTGTCACGTCCATTATGTCCGACAATACATGAGCGTCACATGGAAGTCAAAACTACACATGCAGCTAGGTGTGACTCCATGAGACACTTTAAATACCACATATCGCAAAGTGGTAGTGCCCATGATCACTTTAATTCCAGCAAGTACACATTAAAGACCTACCAACAAGCCACAAATTTAGATTCATAAAATTTAACCACGGTTAAATACCTCTTGGTCATGTGAAATGAGTCAAATGACATTGTGAACcagataaaagaaagaaagaaaaaatcagGTCTTCAAATTTGTTTATGAACATCTTTCATCTTTGATAGATTATACAAATCTATGTGGAGACCTCATTTTGCTATATTTAACAGAAATTTCATCTCCAATGGAATTGGTTGCTTACGTGTAAACGACATCTTTAGccaatttttttaatgaaaattattttattcCAAAGGACGCATGTAAACCTTATACAATATACATCTAAGAAAGATTGAAAATATCACAATTATAATAAATTTATATAACATGTAAAGAAATGATTTAACAAAATACTAATTGGCCACCTAACTTGTCAAATTTTAATTTGACATTTTGAATATAACGTTCTCATTCTGAGATCAGATGACAACTTTAGCAACTTcacatttatatatttatagattttttttaatcaaataaaaGACTCATATATAACAAGTATTGTGCATCCAACTCACGATCTCCATCTCTTGTTTATAAAACTCACGATCTCCATCTTTTGTTTATAAAaaagagacttatgtcactAGACCAGATGGTCAGATGGTACTGGGCTCAACATTTATAGCTCATCTTAATAAAAATAGTTCAAATGAAATAATTAAACCAAATCCAGGATGATTTCaaagagaacaaagaaaaaaaaacaatctacAAAATCACAAATTCGATATATCACTTGATATTAAAATTCAATTACTATTTAACCTAATTAAACCCTGGGCTTGATCTTAGCTCTTAGCGAATTCTTCATCACCACAGTAAATTCTAACTTGCCTGTAAAATCCAACTTACTTCCAGCCGGGTACGCACTCCACTCAAACTCTTGAACCATTCTAGCCAACATGAGATGAACATGAACTGTGGCCATGGACAAACCGGGGCAAATCCTCCTCCCGACACTGAAAGGCATCATTTTAACTCCGGTCACGCCCGTTATGTCCGCATCTTCCCGGCCGGACACGAACCGGTCGGGATCGAACTTCTCGGGGTCGGACCACAATTTGGGATCCTCCGAAATCCCGGGCAAGTAGAACTCGACATTTGCATCAGTGGGAATGTCGTACCCCGCCAAAGTAGTTGGCTCGGTCACAGCATGGGTTAGCGAAAAATAGGTGGGAGGGTGTTTTCGTAAAAGCTCCTTCACCACTGCTTGCAAATAGGGCATTTTCTCCACGTCCTTTTCGTCCACCTTCCTTTCACCCACCGTTGCTTTAACTTCCGCGTACAGCTTCTCTTGTACTTGAGGGTTCACTATGAGTTGTGCAATTCCCCACTCCAGAGCTGTCGCCGTTGTGTCGGTCCCACCGTTCAGAAACTCCGAGCAAAGTGAGACCAGTTCACTGTTCGAAGGGGATGATTTGCGTCCATCTACTTTGAGGTCGAAAAGCGTGTCGAGGTACGAGAATGAAGTGGCTTGTCGATCCGATCCTGGGTTTTCGAGTGCCCGACGACGCCGTTCGATGATGGGGACCATATAATCCACCTGCTCCTTTCTCACTTCCAGAGCTCTCTTTCTTTGCTTGGAGAAGAAGGGACTCAGAATAGGAAGATAGTCATCGATTCTGGGATCCAACACAATCAGAACGGCCTTCATTACCTGATCCATTTTCTCCACGTTCTCTTCGTCCATTTCGATACCGAAACACATGGCCAAGAGAATACAAAACACGGCGAAGCGCGAGTTTTTCAGCACGGAAACTACGCCGTCGTTGGCCTTGGCCTCCATATTAATCCTCTCGACTAGTGTGTCCATTGCATTTTCGCGAACGCTTCGGAACTCTTTGAGCCTGGTTGAGCTGAGCATATTCTGGACCATGTTCCGCCTCAACGACCGCCACACGGAGCCGTAAATCGAAGCGTTGACGGTGAACTTGTTGCAGCTGAAGATTGTCCGAGTGGGATTTTCTCTAGGTCTTGTGGCGTAGACCGCACCCTTTTCGATGAGGGCTTCGTGGACGAGCTTGGCGTCGCTGATAATGATCATGGTCCTGGTACCCATCTTGAGAGTCAATATTGGGCCGTACTTGAGCCTGAGCTCGTTTGCGTAGACGAAGAACGGCTTGCCGGAGCGAGCGACTTGGAAGAGGTTGCCGACTATAGGCCATCCGGGTGGTCCGGGAGGGAGGTTGAGttgtttggatttggatttctgGGTGAGCAGGAAAATGAGGCCGGAGATTAGGAAAGCTAAGAGAGTGAAGAAGAGGTGGTAGTAAGAAGAAAGTGAAGCAGAGGAAAAGGATAGAGAAGCCATTGAAGAGATCGATGGATTGGGTGGAGGTATGAGGCTATTGAAGTAGTGAGGAAGTGGGAGGGTATAAAATGGGTAAAGCATGAAATTACAGGTGGGATTAATAAAGgctctttctttcttcattcAAGCAGAGCAGGAGGGTTGGGTTGTTGGTGGGTGAAGATTGTTAAATGCTAGCTTTAAAATGCTAGCAAATTAGAGCTAGCAAATTTGTGCAGGGGAGTAGTGGCAACTAACTCCATTAATTACTTCATCAACATCTATTGCAAATTATTTTCCATTTTAATGCAAAAATTAGATATTTTCCTGATAGCACTGAGACATTGGACATTACGCACTCGAGGAATTTGTTCTACGTTGTGGCTCCGGGGTTCGGGATATTTAGAAATGAGGAAAGCAAGTAATAAATGGGATGATAAAGAGGTACGTGATTCCAATACCAAAAAAGAGAGTACGTGATGACCGTGGTTGTAATATTTATGTGGCCGCTGATTGTAAACGGCGGCTTCCTTTAAGCCTGCTGGTTCTAGTATCTTTCTGTGGGCATTTCGGCGGAtttctcctctttttccttggcCTCGAGGAATAGGGTTGGAGATTGGTACTTTAAAGctcatctattttttttttttatacaataaAATAGTGGCCAAGTTTGCTATCACTCTGAGTTGAGACCTGATTTGGATAAAAGTCTCTCCATGAAGTGCTCTCGCAAGTGAATAATCGAACACTAGACCTCTTTGAGTATCCAACTTACATTTGCTCAACTTGCAGAACTAGCCAGGTTTTCACTAGACCTAATCTCTTGACAGGGCCAGTCATGAGATTCTAATGGCCTAAGCCGAAGATTTAAAATGTGGTCTCCcatatatatgtaatttttttttgggcgcCAAATAATAGtacaaaatcatgtattttgaataaaagtaaatatgaaatcaatacaaaaacaaaagtatatatTTATTCCTTACATAAATTTCTGAATTACAATACtcactacaacaaaaaacctcATTTGCGAGAAACAAATTCCTCGCTAAAAACAGACATTTCGTCGCGGAAGTACTTCCGCGAGAAAATTCTTTTCGTCTTCAATTCGTCGGAGAATGCTCGTCAAGAAAAGGTTCAGCAACGAAAAAACAATGTCCTCGCCAAACCCTTTCGGTGATGAAATCTATTTGTCTCGCTGTTATTCTATAGCGACAATTTCTTTCCTCACTCAAACCCATACTTTTTTCTCGTTAAAAAAGTTCAACGATTAGAAAAtagtcgttaaatatattttccGACATACTAGATTTCGTCGCGAAACTAATTATTTCCTCGCCAATGataactaaaattaaaaaatgtaaataaataaaatatttaaactaCTTTTTCTGCGATGAATTTTCGTCGTTATAAGTTTTGGGTGAGGAACCTTTTTCTCGCTATAAACTTTTTTTAGCGAGgatattttgtttcattgtaCCATGTATTCTTTCAGCGAGAAAAATTTTTCTCGTCAAAGATACTTAACAATGAGGAATATGTTTTCCATCGGCGTTGGAACTACAGTTTTTGGGACGAAAATATTTTCGTCGTTATAAATAGCTTTGGGCGACTAAGTTTTTCTTCGCTATAAAATGTTTTCAGCGAGGAAATATTGTTTCTTCGTAAAATGTATCTTTTCAATGAGAAAAGGTTTTCTCGATAAAGATACTCAACAATGAGGAATGTGTTTTTCATCGGTGTATGGACTACAGTTTTTGGGACAATATTTTTGTCGTTATAAACTGCTTTGGGCGAGGAAGTTTTTCCTCTCTATAAGCTGATTTCAGCGAGGAAATTTTGTTTCATCGTAATACGTATCTTtttcaagaagaaaaagttttctcGATAAAGATACTCAACGAGGAATGTGTTTTCCGTCAGTGTAGGATCTACAGTCTACAGTgagaaaatttatttttgtcgtTATTGATTTTAATCTATAGCgaggaaatttatttttgttgcagTTGTCTTCTTATTACGATACGACCTGCCAGCgatacatattattttattctaAAAAG
This portion of the Rosa chinensis cultivar Old Blush chromosome 1, RchiOBHm-V2, whole genome shotgun sequence genome encodes:
- the LOC112187010 gene encoding cytochrome P450 77A3, with protein sequence MASLSFSSASLSSYYHLFFTLLAFLISGLIFLLTQKSKSKQLNLPPGPPGWPIVGNLFQVARSGKPFFVYANELRLKYGPILTLKMGTRTMIIISDAKLVHEALIEKGAVYATRPRENPTRTIFSCNKFTVNASIYGSVWRSLRRNMVQNMLSSTRLKEFRSVRENAMDTLVERINMEAKANDGVVSVLKNSRFAVFCILLAMCFGIEMDEENVEKMDQVMKAVLIVLDPRIDDYLPILSPFFSKQRKRALEVRKEQVDYMVPIIERRRRALENPGSDRQATSFSYLDTLFDLKVDGRKSSPSNSELVSLCSEFLNGGTDTTATALEWGIAQLIVNPQVQEKLYAEVKATVGERKVDEKDVEKMPYLQAVVKELLRKHPPTYFSLTHAVTEPTTLAGYDIPTDANVEFYLPGISEDPKLWSDPEKFDPDRFVSGREDADITGVTGVKMMPFSVGRRICPGLSMATVHVHLMLARMVQEFEWSAYPAGSKLDFTGKLEFTVVMKNSLRAKIKPRV